The Benincasa hispida cultivar B227 chromosome 11, ASM972705v1, whole genome shotgun sequence genome has a segment encoding these proteins:
- the LOC120090421 gene encoding UDP-glucuronic acid decarboxylase 1: MQSIKQLHKQSSINHRRDEEVPPAPTSPYSPKALKHPRSLPRSINYLFREQRLLFVFVGILIGSTFFILQPSLSRIGPSEAGSAIRRSFSTSLTSRDQVSGSGIYGFGKTGGRVPVGIGRRRLRIVVTGGAGFVGSHLVDKLIERGDDVIVIDNFFTGRKENLVHHMGNPRFELIRHDVVEPILLEVDQIYHLACPASPVHYKYNPVKTIKTNVMGTLNMLGLAKRIGARFLLTSTSEVYGDPLEHPQKETYWGNVNPIGERSCYDEGKRTAETLTMDYHRGAEVEVRIARIFNTYGPRMCLDDGRVVSNFVAQAIRKQPLTVYGDGKQTRSFQYVSDLVNGLVALMEGEHVGPFNLGNPGEFTMLELAQVVKETIDPSATIEFRPNTADDPHKRKPDISKAKSLLNWEPKISLREGLPLMVSDFQKRILNEDEGKGY; the protein is encoded by the exons ATGCAGAGCATCAAACAGCTCCATAAGCAATCCAGCATCAATCACCGGCGGGATGAAGAGGTTCCGCCGGCTCCAACATCGCCATATTCCCCAAAAGCTCTCAAACACCCCAGATCTCTCCCCAGATCCATCAACTACCTCTTCAGAGAGCAGAGACTTCTCTTTGTTTTTGTCGGCATTTTGATTGGTTCCACCTTCTTCATCCTTCAGCCCTCGTTGTCCCGTATTGGCCCCTCTGAAGCTGGTTCTGCAATTCGCAGATCGTTTTCTACAAGTTTGACGAGCAGGGACCAGGTTTCGGGGTCGGGGATATATGGATTCGGTAAAACAGGGGGAAGAGTTCCCGTCGGTATTGGGCGCCGGAGGTTGAGGATTGTTGTCACCGGTGGAGCTGGATTCGTGGGAAGTCATCTTGTGGATAAGCTTATTGAAAGAGGGGATGATGTGATTGTTATTGATAACTTCTTCACCGGTAGAAAGGAGAATTTGGTGCATCATATGGGAAATCCTCGATTCGAGCTCATTCGACATGACGTGGTTGAGCCAATTCTTTTGGAGGTGGATCAAATCTATCACTTGGCTTGTCCAGCATCTCCTGTCCATTACAAGTACAATCCTGTCAAGACTATT AAGACAAATGTAATGGGTACCTTGAATATGCTTGGCCTGGCAAAGAGAATTGGGGCTAGATTTCTACTCACCAGTACGAGTGAGGTTTATGGTGATCCACTTGAGCATCCTCAGAAGGAAACATACTGGGGAAATGTAAACCCTATAG gCGAGAGGAGCTGCTATGATGAAGGAAAGAGAACAGCAGAAACCTTAACAATGGATTATCATAGAGGTGCTGAAGTCGAG GTTCGAATTGCTCGCATTTTTAATACGTATGGACCCCGTATGTGTTTAGACGATGGGCGTGTTGTCAGCAACTTTGTTGCACAG GCCATTCGCAAACAGCCATTGACTGTTTATGGTGATGGAAAACAAACACGGAGCTTTCAATATGTCTCTGACTTG GTTAATGGACTGGTGGCACTGATGGAAGGTGAACATGTAGGGCCTTTCAACTTGGGTAATCCAGGAGAGTTTACCATGCTGGAGCTGGCCCAG GTTGTCAAAGAAACTATAGATCCAAGTGCAACAATAGAGTTTAGACCAAATACTGCTGATGATCCTCACAAGAGAAAACCTGATATTAGCAAAGCAAAGTCATTACTCAACTGGGAACCCAAAATTTCACTAAGAGAAGGACTGCCTCTCATGGTGAGTGACTTCCAGAAGCGCATTTTGAATGAAGATGAAGGTAAAGGTTACTAA
- the LOC120090928 gene encoding serine/threonine-protein kinase AFC1 isoform X2, which yields METQRITEFPHKNMDKRPRKRQRLAWDMPPPAPPPKVLPPPYCGQEFGNGQVPNFAYPSMYCRGGPRVGSPPWRPDNKDGHYVFSIGECLTPRYRILSKMGEGTFGQVLECLDSEKNEVVAIKIVRSISKYREAAMIEIDVLQRLARHDIGGTRCVQIRNWFDYRNHICIVFEKLGPSLYDFLRKNSYRSFPIDLVREFARQLLESVAFMHELRLIHTDLKPENILLVSSEFIRVPDHKFLSRSVKDGSYFKNLPKSAAIKLIDFGSTTTEHQDHSYIVSTRHYRAPEVILGLGWNYPCDLWSVGCILVELCSGEALFQTHENLEHLAMMEKVLGPLPQHMVLRADRRAEKYFRRGMQLDWPQGATSRESMRAVWKLLRLPNLIMQHVDHSAGDLIDLLQGLLRYDPAERLMAREALRHPFFTRDLRRCLDKG from the exons ATGGAGACGCAAAGGATTACTGAATTTCCACACAAAAACATGGACAAACGCCCAAGGAAGAGACAGAGATTAGCATGGGATATGCCGCCTCCTGCTCCTCCTCCGAAG GTTCTTCCACCACCATACTGCGGGCAGGAATTTGGGAATGGGCAAGTTCCCAATTTTGCATATCCGTCCATGTATTGCAGAGGAGGACCACGCGTTGGATCTCCTCCATGGAGGCCTGATAATAAAGATGGACACTATGTATTTTCCATTGGAGAATGCTTAACTCCTCGTT ACAGAATTCTGAGCAAAATGGGTGAAG gaacatTTGGGCAAGTTTTAGAATGCTTGGATAGTGAGAAAAATGAGGTTGTAGCCATTAAAATAGTCCGATCTATAAGCAAATATCGTGAAGCTGCCATGATTGAAATTGATGTCCTACAGAGGCTGGCTAGACATGATATCGGAGGCACCCG TTGTGTGCAAATTCGGAATTGGTTTGACTATCGTAATCATATATGTATT GTATTTGAGAAGCTTGGACCAAGCTTATACGATTTTCTTCGCAAAAACAGCTACCGTTCATTTCCCATTGATCTTGTTCGGGAGTTTGCCAGACAACTTCTGGAGTCTGTAGCAT TTATGCACGAGCTACGGCTAATTCACACTGACTTGAAGCCGGAGAATATTCTTCTTGTTTCCTCGGAGTTCATTAGAGTTCCAGATCATAAG TTTTTATCACGTTCAGTGAAAGATGGGTCCTATTTCAAGAATCTTCCAAAGTCGGCTGCAATCAAGCTCATTGATTTTGGAAGTACCACGACTGAACATCAAGATCACAGCTATATTGTTTCAACACGTCATTATAGGGCACCTGAAGTTATCCTGG GTCTAGGGTGGAACTATCCTTGTGACCTATGGAGTGTCGGATGCATACTTGTTGAACTTTGTTCt GGCGAGGCACTTTTTCAAACACACGAGAACTTGGAGCATCTTGCCATGATGGAGAAGGTTTTGGGCCCGTTGCCTCAACATATGGTTCTGCGGGCGGA TCGGCGTGCTGAAAAATACTTCAGGCGAGGCATGCAGCTAGATTGGCCCCAGGGTGCAACGTCTCGAGAAAGCATGAGAGCAGTCTGGAAATTACTGAGGCTGCCT AACCTTATAATGCAGCACGTTGATCACTCGGCTGGTGATTTGATTGATCTCCTGCAAGGCCTCTTACGTTATGATCCAGCAGAGAGGCTCATGGCAAGGGAAGCACTAAGACATCCTTTCTTCACCAGGGATCTAAGAAG GTGCTTGGACAAGGGCTAA
- the LOC120090419 gene encoding uncharacterized protein LOC120090419, whose product MSKETESRRSPSPVAKLMGLDGMPVPHRPSYKQQKKTPGNHSQRTVSPEKSQRRAASDDNQLYARSSRQQQKFKDVFEVQETSMKGSSSFSVPKIANLKPARTEMEFIHKKFMDARRLVTDEKLQGSKEFHDALEVLDSNKKLLLKYLQQPDSLFMKHLLDINDVLPHSNCIHTVSMKSSDDENHGCHDSGRKSVRRNPRKKHRKSRKHCSGHISPSDSNYVAKCPVESSRIKLEDDERMSIFPKRIVVLKPNLGKAQNSSSVISSSHAFQSDCRKPSESERTEIRGMETLRTKNHDDDPGVSSHEVRSSKEVSKKTRQVRENFEYGSMSSSLGIARHDRNASPFIGNDLEAGKCNTSDMFGLNGQRRSSSFRYKQSSLSAEAKKRLSERWKTTCDYHKTGVVSRSCTLAEMLAMPEKESTPAYMEPRYRGESGGKVFNDQCIVPFGISSRDGWKDICLEKLSRSRSLPASSTAFEIVKTKSKSLRMDPLVIPKEAFKWERKEAISENLCQREHIAHRNSRHRRRKSHSSICSLEEFNDPVLEICTSQNQDSDFKDNEPADGNLLVVEESTHFPVKDQTHVLESWMDLRVKSDEAIVSSNEELQPELSVHSVVEDISPSGDQDCFISKELSPEGSEDTSFHLKSISGLESPVSSKEADQPSPVSVLEPPFTDDLPPGSDCFESLSADLHGLRMQLKLLKLETEAFTESEETQHISRDEDGVEGSIGFPEERYACKVEDNWEFSYLTDILQNSAFKDTDPDIFIAMWHSLECPVDPSTFEELEKKYAVWSSQPRSERKLLFDRINLGILDIYQKFTDPYPWIRPPTIQVGHSEELFNNLCKFLAKQVKKVDEDIVEKVVGRTTQWLVLGYDVDVIGKEIERLMVDELITEVVDMYL is encoded by the exons ATGTCTAAAGAGACTGAATCCAGGAGGTCACCCAGTCCCGTTGCCAAATTGATGGGTCTGGATGGGATGCCAGTGCCGCATCGGCCGTCTTATAAACAACAGAAGAAGACGCCAGGGAACCATTCGCAGAGGACGGTATCACCTGAAAAATCTCAAAGGCGTGCTGCATCTGACGACAATCAATTGTATGCACGAAGTTCAAGGCAGCAGCAAAAATTTAAGGATGTCTTTGAGGTACAGGAAACATCGATGAAAGGAAGCAGCAGTTTCTCAGTACCCAAGATTGCAAATCTGAAGCCTGCTCGAACAGAGATGGAATTTATTCATAAGAAGTTCATGGATGCCAGACGTCTTGTAACTGACGAGAAGCTACAGGGTTCCAAGGAATTTCATGACGCCCTTGAAGTACTGGATTCAAACAAGAAACTTCTACTGAAATATCTTCAGCAGCCAGATTCTCTATTCATGAAGCATCTTCTTGACATAAATGATGTTCTTCCCCACTCTAATTGTATTCATACGGTATCTATGAAATCATCAGATGATGAGAATCATGGGTGCCATGACTCTGGTAGGAAGTCAGTGAGGAGAAATCCACGGAAGAAGCACAGAAAATCTCGCAAACATTGTAGCGGTCATATCAGCCCCTCTGATTCTAATTATGTTGCAAAATGTCCTGTTGAAAGTTCTAGAATTAAATTAGAGGACGATGAAAGAATGTCTATCTTCCCAAAAAGAATTGTTGTTTTGAAGCCAAATCTTGGGAAGGCACAAAATTCTTCCAGTGTTATATCATCCTCGCATGCTTTTCAGTCTGATTGTAGAAAGCCATCAGAATCTGAAAGGACAGAGATCAGGGGGATGGAAACTTTGAGAACGAAGAACCATGATGACGATCCAGGGGTATCAAGTCATGAGGTTAGATCTTCTAAAGAAGTTTCCAAGAAAACTAGGCAAgtgagagaaaattttgaatatggttcCATGAGTTCATCTCTTGGAATAGCAAGACATGATAGGAATGCAAGTCCTTTTATTGGGAATGATTTAGAGGCTGGGAAATGCAATACCAGCGATATGTTTGGCTTAAATGGTCAACGCCGGTCTTCATCATTCCGTTATAAACAGTCATCCTTGAGTGCAGAGGCTAAGAAGAGACTATCAGAAAGATGGAAAACTACTTGTGACTACCATAAGACGGGTGTTGTTAGTAGGAGTTGCACACTGGCAGAGATGCTTGCCATGCCTGAGAAGGAAAGTACACCTGCATATATGGAACCAAGGTATCGAGGAGAATCTGGCGGCAAAGTTTTTAATGACCAGTGCATCGTACCTTTTGGCATAAGTAGTAGGGATGGCTGGAAGGACATCTGCTTAGAGAAATTATCTAGGTCAAGATCTCTTCCTGCCTCATCAACTGCCTTTGAGATTgttaaaacaaaatccaaatcTCTGAGGATGGATCCACTTGTGATACCAAAAGAGGCCTTCAAGTGGGAAAGAAAGGAGGCAATTAGCGAGAATTTATGCCAAAGGGAACATATAGCCCACAGAAATTCCAGACATAGGAGAAGGAAATCTCATAGTTCTATCTGTTCACTTGAGGAATTTAACGACCCTGTACTGGAGATTTGCACTAGCCAGAATCAAGACAGCGATTTTAAAGACAATGAACCAGCCGATGGGAATCTGCTGGTTGTTGAAGAATCAACACATTTCCCGGTGAAGGACCAAACTCATGTTCTCGAAAGTTGGATGGATTTGAGAGTGAAATCTGATGAGGCGATTGTATCCTCTAATGAGGAACTTCAACCGGAATTGTCGGTTCATTCAGTGGTAGAAGATATTTCTCCCTCTGGGGATCAAGATTGTTTTATCTCTAAG GAATTGTCGCCTGAGGGATCTGAAGATACTTCATTCCATTTGAAATCTATATCTGGATTAGAATCTCCTGTAAGCTCAAAGGAGGCTGATCAGCCCAGTCCAGTTTCCGTTCTGGAACCTCCTTTTACAGATGATCTACCGCCTGGTTCTGACTGCTTTGAGAGTCTCAGTGCTGACCTCCATG GGCTTCGAATGCAACTCAAGTTACTCAAGTTAGAGACAGAAGCTTTCACTGAATCTGAAGAAACACAGCACATCTCGAGGGATGAAGATGGAGTGGAAGGTTCCATTGGGTTTCCAGAGGAGAGATATGCTTGCAAAGTTGAAGATAACTGGGAGTTTTCATATCTAACTGATATCTTACAGAACTCAGCTTTTAAAGATACCGACCCCGACATATTCATTGCAATGTGGCACTCTCTGGAATGCCCTGTTGATCCTTCTACATTTGAGGAGCTCGAGAAGAAGTATGCGGTTTGGTCTTCTCAACCAAGGTCAGAAAGAAAGCTACTTTTTGACCGTATAAATTTAGGAATATTGGATATTTACCAAAAATTCACTGACCCTTATCCATGGATAAGGCCCCCAACAATTCAAGTAGGGCATAGTGAAGAGCTCTTCAATAATTTGTGTAAGTTTCTAGCTAAGCAAGTGAAGAAAGTAGATGAAGACATTGTAGAGAAAGTGGTGGGGAGGACAACGCAATGGTTAGTGTTGGGGTATGATGTTGATGTAATAGGCAAGGAGATCGAGAGACTAATGGTAGATGAACTCATAACTGAGGTAGTTGATATGTATTTATAG
- the LOC120090928 gene encoding serine/threonine-protein kinase AFC1 isoform X1 has product METQRITEFPHKNMDKRPRKRQRLAWDMPPPAPPPKVLPPPYCGQEFGNGQVPNFAYPSMYCRGGPRVGSPPWRPDNKDGHYVFSIGECLTPRYRILSKMGEGTFGQVLECLDSEKNEVVAIKIVRSISKYREAAMIEIDVLQRLARHDIGGTRCVQIRNWFDYRNHICIVFEKLGPSLYDFLRKNSYRSFPIDLVREFARQLLESVAFMHELRLIHTDLKPENILLVSSEFIRVPDHKFLSRSVKDGSYFKNLPKSAAIKLIDFGSTTTEHQDHSYIVSTRHYRAPEVILGLGWNYPCDLWSVGCILVELCSGEALFQTHENLEHLAMMEKVLGPLPQHMVLRADRRAEKYFRRGMQLDWPQGATSRESMRAVWKLLRLPNLIMQHVDHSAGDLIDLLQGLLRYDPAERLMAREALRHPFFTRDLRSSLFPGAWTRANGWNADSKPKVVVELKSER; this is encoded by the exons ATGGAGACGCAAAGGATTACTGAATTTCCACACAAAAACATGGACAAACGCCCAAGGAAGAGACAGAGATTAGCATGGGATATGCCGCCTCCTGCTCCTCCTCCGAAG GTTCTTCCACCACCATACTGCGGGCAGGAATTTGGGAATGGGCAAGTTCCCAATTTTGCATATCCGTCCATGTATTGCAGAGGAGGACCACGCGTTGGATCTCCTCCATGGAGGCCTGATAATAAAGATGGACACTATGTATTTTCCATTGGAGAATGCTTAACTCCTCGTT ACAGAATTCTGAGCAAAATGGGTGAAG gaacatTTGGGCAAGTTTTAGAATGCTTGGATAGTGAGAAAAATGAGGTTGTAGCCATTAAAATAGTCCGATCTATAAGCAAATATCGTGAAGCTGCCATGATTGAAATTGATGTCCTACAGAGGCTGGCTAGACATGATATCGGAGGCACCCG TTGTGTGCAAATTCGGAATTGGTTTGACTATCGTAATCATATATGTATT GTATTTGAGAAGCTTGGACCAAGCTTATACGATTTTCTTCGCAAAAACAGCTACCGTTCATTTCCCATTGATCTTGTTCGGGAGTTTGCCAGACAACTTCTGGAGTCTGTAGCAT TTATGCACGAGCTACGGCTAATTCACACTGACTTGAAGCCGGAGAATATTCTTCTTGTTTCCTCGGAGTTCATTAGAGTTCCAGATCATAAG TTTTTATCACGTTCAGTGAAAGATGGGTCCTATTTCAAGAATCTTCCAAAGTCGGCTGCAATCAAGCTCATTGATTTTGGAAGTACCACGACTGAACATCAAGATCACAGCTATATTGTTTCAACACGTCATTATAGGGCACCTGAAGTTATCCTGG GTCTAGGGTGGAACTATCCTTGTGACCTATGGAGTGTCGGATGCATACTTGTTGAACTTTGTTCt GGCGAGGCACTTTTTCAAACACACGAGAACTTGGAGCATCTTGCCATGATGGAGAAGGTTTTGGGCCCGTTGCCTCAACATATGGTTCTGCGGGCGGA TCGGCGTGCTGAAAAATACTTCAGGCGAGGCATGCAGCTAGATTGGCCCCAGGGTGCAACGTCTCGAGAAAGCATGAGAGCAGTCTGGAAATTACTGAGGCTGCCT AACCTTATAATGCAGCACGTTGATCACTCGGCTGGTGATTTGATTGATCTCCTGCAAGGCCTCTTACGTTATGATCCAGCAGAGAGGCTCATGGCAAGGGAAGCACTAAGACATCCTTTCTTCACCAGGGATCTAAGAAG TTCATTATTTCCAGGTGCTTGGACAAGGGCTAACGGTTGGAATGCAGATAGCAAACCAAAGGTTGTCGTGGAATTGAAATCGGAGCGGTGA
- the LOC120090927 gene encoding uncharacterized protein LOC120090927 yields the protein MEWIILLTSPHMVKERHEMGGNILSLNLRVKIKEKKKLFKIKYSRTWFKIKLCEPRNGPTQIHIFLKRAPKNLAVFSSCVKRRRSGYTPRFLYAQAHRRYSSSSSLGNVIRVLHLCESHFSSPVAMDSLGRLQHCHHSLHLPLDHLPWFSKPVSKLSFRTRLSVQSPSFKSSSIRAFSPSLSSSSDSVFQTPRRTRPSFPQILDPISSSILKTTCVTFTAVAALFFMRFCGKRAIAAPIPPPTVEPVKESTEDEASHEEKERVLEEQLVKNPNDVEALRSLMEVRVKARKFPEAVKILDRLIELEPDDLEWLVLKANVHSHVGNSELARKEFEKILVKDPFQVEAYHGLVMLTETSDTDSLKAILKRIEEAVEHCKKHKGKSEERDFKLLIAQIKVMEGSYSEALKDYQELEREEPRDFRPYLCQGILYSLLRKNDEAEKQFEIFRRLVPKNHPYKEYFDENMFATKHFVQQFERDAAASNN from the coding sequence ATGGAATGGATTATATTATTGACTTCCCCACATATGGTAAAAGAAAGACATGAAATGGGAGgaaatattttatctttaaatttaagagtaaaaataaaagaaaaaaaaaaactgtttaaGATAAAATATTCAAGAACTTGGTTTAAGATAAAACTTTGTGAGCCAAGAAATGGGCCTacacaaatacatatatttttgaaaagagCGCCAAAGAATTTGGCGGTTTTCTCTTCCTGTGTTAAACGACGTCGTAGCGGGTATACACCGAGATTCCTGTACGCCCAAGCCCATCGTCGTTAttcttcgtcttcttccttGGGCAACGTGATCAGGGTTTTACACCTCTGTGAATCCCATTTTTCTTCTCCCGTCGCCATGGACTCTCTTGGGAGACTGCAACACTGCCACCACTCCCTTCACCTTCCCCTGGACCACTTACCGTGGTTTTCAAAACCAGTATCTAAACTTAGCTTCAGAACCCGGCTGTCAGTACAGTCGCCGTCGTTCAAATCATCATCCATCAGAGCATTTTCCCCATCCCTGTCGTCCTCCTCTGACTCAGTTTTCCAAACTCCGCGACGGACGAGGCCCTCGTTTCCCCAAATTCTAGACCCCATTTCCTCATCAATCCTCAAAACCACCTGCGTTACTTTCACCGCGGTCGCCGCTTTGTTTTTTATGCGGTTTTGCGGGAAACGTGCTATTGCAGCTCCTATTCCTCCGCCTACGGTGGAACCTGTGAAGGAATCGACGGAGGACGAAGCTTCTCATGAAGAAAAAGAGAGGGTACTTGAAGAACAATTGGTGAAAAATCCAAATGATGTTGAAGCTCTTCGATCGCTCATGGAGGTAAGAGTTAAGGCTCGGAAGTTTCCTGAAGCTGTTAAAATTCTAGACCGTTTAATTGAACTTGAGCCCGATGATTTAGAATGGCTAGTGTTGAAGGCCAACGTTCATAGTCATGTGGGTAACTCTGAATTGGCGAGAAAGGAGTTTGAGAAAATTTTAGTGAAGGATCCTTTTCAGGTTGAGGCCTATCATGGGCTTGTAATGTTGACAGAGACATCAGATACTGATTCATTGAAGGCGATTCTGAAAAGGATTGAAGAAGCAGTGGAACATTGCAAGAAACATAAAGGGAAGTCGGAGGAAAGGGATTTTAAGCTTTTGATAGCTCAGATTAAAGTTATGGAAGGAAGTTACTCTGAAGCATTGAAAGATTACCAGGAACTTGAGAGGGAAGAACCGAGGGATTTTAGGCCATACTTGTGTCAGGGAATTCTTTATTCTCTGCTTAGGAAGAATGATGAGGCTGAGAAGCAATTTGAGATATTTCGAAGGCTTGTTCCAAAGAACCATCCCTACAAAGAATATTTTGATGAAAACATGTTTGCAACCAAGCATTTCGTACAGCAGTTTGAGAGGGATGCAGCAGCTTCGAATAATTGA
- the LOC120090422 gene encoding protein SODIUM POTASSIUM ROOT DEFECTIVE 2-like: MSLSMEIEQASSSSSSSSFRSSPVIQLGGRALDRHNPIICDGRRNITAPNTLLTPPRDFSRPPFSPQPHHQLTKSKKNSSKANRKTKTKIPSVKQENEEKESSLNLPSTDILKKSSFIPTDIVTRSFAKLSDLVAPPPPPLAGSSRYLLESDTQSQFFDGLPEIDPVYDIVSVDDYKELKTKVDQDESTSTTQPTLSQEPKPTPTKQVVVLMVSLHCKGCEGKVRKHLSKMEGVTSFNIDYAAKKVTIEGDVTPVGVLASVSKLKHAKFWTSQPPTPPPPPPQSPPSTSLTVASTSATTEMPGNQL, translated from the exons ATGAGCTTAAGCATGGAAATTGAGCAAGCCTCCTCATCTTCATCGTCCTCCTCCTTCCGCTCCTCGCCCGTTATTCAGCTCGGTGGCCGTGCTCTCGACCGCCACAACCCCATCATCTGTGATGGAAGAAGAAACATCACTGCCCCCAACACTCTATTAACACCTCCTCGAGATTTTTCTCGACCACCCTTTAGTCCCCAACCTCACCATCAACTCACAAAGAGCAAGAAAAACTCTTCAAAAGCCAACAGAAAAACCAAGACCAAAATCCCATCGGTGAAACAAGAAAATGAAGAGAAAgaaagttctctcaatcttccATCTACTGATATTTTGAAGAAAAGCTCCTTCATACCCACTGATATTGTTACAAGGAGCTTTGCTAAGTTGAGTGATCTGGTCGCTCCTCCTCCTCCGCCCCTGGCTGGATCATCTAGATACCTACTTGAAAGTGATACACAATCACAATTTTTCGATGGGTTGCCAGAGATCGACCCTGTTTACGATATCGTCTCGGTTGATGATTACAAAGAACTCAAAACTAAGGTAGATCAAGATGAGTCTACTTCAACAACTCAACCAACATTGTCTCAGGAGCCCAAACCAACTCCTACCAAACAG GTTGTTGTGTTGATGGTGTCACTGCACTGTAAAGGTTGTGAAGGGAAAGTTAGGAAACATCTTTCAAAAATGGAAG GAGTTACATCCTTCAACATAGACTATGCAGCCAAAAAAGTGACAATAGAAGGAGATGTAACACCAGTGGGAGTTTTGGCAAGTGTATCAAAGCTAAAGCATGCAAAGTTTTGGACTTCTCAACCGCCAACTCCGCCACCGCCGCCGCCACAGTCACCACCATCCACCTCGTTGACTGTGGCTTCGACATCAGCCACTACAGAAATGCCAGGAAACCAGCTTTGA